TGCTGGCATGAATTTTTTAGATATATCCATATCAGCCATAATCTTTATTCTAGAAAGTAAAAAAATATAGACCTCTTTAGACAACTCAGTGTAAATTATCAATGACCCATCTATTCTGAATCGTATTATTACTTTTTCTTCAAAGGGCTCTATATGAATATCACTAGCTCTCATAGCTATAGCTTCATTAATTATAGTATTGGCTATTTTAACTGCTGGAGCATTTTCTATATCTGTGAGATTTTTATTTGTATCCAAATTCTTATATAGCATATTGTTTTTTTCAATTTCTTTTATAGCTCCATGAAGAATCATTTTTTTATGATATTTTTTTACTGCCATAAGCACTTCTTTTTTATCTACTATGTATACTTTTAGATCTTTTTTGTATATAAACTTAATATAATCTATAGTGCTTTCTTTTATTTCCTTTGAAGCTAAAATACACACTTTATTCTCTTGTATATTAAACGGCAAAATAGAAAATTTATAAGCAATATTACCCGAAATTTTACTTAACACATCCATATTTAATTTTAAATTTAAAACGTCTATGTTATGTTCCTTTATTACAACCATATGAAATTCCTTTCTTTTTATATTATATTTATATCCTTTAATGTATTTTTTAAACAAAAGAGTACATAAAAAAAGATAGCCTATTTCAGTAAATAGACTACCTTAAAATTTTAATATATTTTAAACTAAACTTTTGCATATAAGGTACATGAAAAAAATACGAATATAGTTTTAATTTTTCAATTTTCAATTATAATTTATAACTAAGAAAGTTCAATTTTTAATTATTGCCATATATTTTATAATTGTTTGAGTTCTCCGTTATTAAATTAGTAGAATTATTTTTCACATCGTAAATATATATATCATTATTATTTTCGCTATCTTTCCCTCCAAATATTACATTTCCATTTGTGTCAATAGCTAATCCCGCTTTTTTATCTACATTCTTAGGCAAATCATAAGTTAATTGAGAACATTCAAAAGTATTTAAATCTATAGAGAACAAAGCAAAGTTATTGCTTTCAGAAGCCTCACCTATAAAATACAATAAATTTTTATCTTTATTCACAACTGCATTTGTCATATCAGTTATATTTTGAGATATAAGTTTCTTTTCTCCAGTATCCACGTTATAATAGACAAGCTTATATTGCTCTTCTTTATTGTCCAAAACCAAGATTTCATCCTTAGATATTGAGTACATTCTAGAGCAAAATCCTTCTAACTTACTAAAATAAACAGATTCTTCTCCTGACTTTATATTATACTTATATATATTCCCTGAATTAGGTTTATCAGATATAATGCCATAATAAATTATGTTTTCATTATCTAACCACTCATATACATCCCCAGATACTAAAACTTTCGTTTTAATTTGTATTTGCTTATTATTCTGTATATCATACACTTTAATTCCTTCAGGTTCATTCATATCTACATCCTTAAAACTTCTAAATAATATATTATTAGAATCTGGAGATATTCTAATATCTGAATAAACTGAAGATTCATTTAATACTTTTGTATGCTCATCCTTAATTATTTTTATCTGATTTTTAGATTTTCCGCTTTCATCTATTTTTTTTACAAGAAAGATATACAAGCCTTTTTCTTTGTGGTATATTAAATCTAAAATATCTTCCTTAGCTATCTTCCCTATTTTATCTAGAGTATCTTTATTTATACTAAATACCTGATTATATTCTTTTTTGTTACACATTATAGTTATATTAGGGAATTTTATATTTCTTATATCTATAGATGTTTCTGAAGTACTTTTACTAATATCTTTATTCATGTTAGGCTTACTACAGGCCGCAATATTTAAAGTAACTATTAATATTAATGTTGTTGAGACTAATCTACCAGTAAATTTCATTTATACTTCACATACTCCTTCAAAAGAAATTTCAGCACTACCTGTCATGAACACTTTATTATCTTCTAATTCTATTTGCAATACTCCTCCTGGGACATGAACTTTAACTTTATTATCTAATAAAGTTAATTCCCTTCCAGCCACTACAGAAGCTGAACATCCAGTACCACATGCCATAGTAGCTCCTGCTCCTCTCTCCCAAGTCATAACTTTTATTTCTTCTCTACTAACTACTTCTACAAAGTTCACATTAGTTCCTTTAGGAAAAATATTATGCTTCTCTATTAATTTACCTTCTTCTACATTAAAATCTTTTAATTTTCCAAAAACAACCGTATGGGGAACTCCCATTAATAAACTGGTTATTTTATAATTTTTTTGTCCTATATTTATAGTTTTATCTATTATTTTATCTGCACTTACTGTAGGTATTTTATCTGGATGAAATTCTGGACTTCCCATATTTATAGTAACAGTATCTACCTTATTCTTATTTATATTAAGATTAGCTATTTTTATGCCATCTCCTGTTTCTATATTTATCTTATCCTTCTTTACAATATCCTTTTCCCATACATATTTTGCAAAACATCTTATACCATTTCCGCACATAGCAGCATAGGAACCATCAGAATTTATTATTTCCATCTTAATATCCCCTACACTACTTTTTTTTACGCATAATATTCCATCTGCTCCAATTCCAAAATTCCTATGACACAACTTAGGAGCCAACTCATTTAAACTATTGAAATTATTATCTAAATCATTTATAACTATAAAATCATTTCCGCAACCATGCATTTTAGTAAAATACATTTTCACTTATATCACCTTCCATATTTATATAAATATATTGTATCATAAAAATTTAAATGTCTTAATGTTTTAATCATCTTTTATTAATGCTATACTAAAGTATACAATATTTAAATAAATAATCAATACAAGTTTGGTTACATTGTTTTATATTTTATAACTTTTTTTTAGAGAGGATGAAATAAATTGGCTTTAGATGGATTATTTTTACATAGCATAAAAGAAGAATTAAAACAATTAATAGGATGTAAAATAGATAAGGTTAATCAACCTGAAAAAGATGAAATAATATTAACCATAAGAGAAAATAGAAAAAACAAAAAACTTTTAATAAGCGCTAGTTCCAATTATCCAAGAATACATCTCACAAATATACAAAAACAAAACCCTCAAAAGGCACCTATGTTCTGCATGATTTTAAGAAAATACTTAAACAGTGCTAAAATTCTAAATATTAAGCAAATAAATTTCGATAGAATACTAGATATAACTTTCGAAAGTTCTGATGAAATGGGCTTTAATAGCAGATATCACCTAATAATAGAAATCATGGGAAGACATAGTAATATAACCCTTGTAAGGGAACGAGACAATATAATAATGGATAGTATAAAACATATTACCTCAGATATAAATAGCTATAGAAATCTTTATGCTGGCATAAAATATATATACCCTCCAAAATCAAATAAACTTAACCCTAGCGACTTTTCAATGGAGAATTTTATTAAATGGGTAAATCAAAATAACATAAATATTTCTGAAAAGCTGTTTTCTAAAACTTTTACTGGGGTAAGCTCTGATTTTTCAAAAGAACTTTTCTATAGATTAAACAATAATAAACATAATAATAAATTCACTTTAGAAGATTTATTTACTTTTTCAAAAGAGTTCTTTAATGAATTTTTAAATAACCACTTTAATTTTTCTTATTATATGGACAACAATGGTTTATTAAAAGACTTCCACTGCGTAGACTTGCTAAGATTAGAAGAAAACTGCATAAAAAAACAATATACTTCAGCATCTTTATTATTAGAGGATTTCTACTATCAAAAAGATAAGATTGACAGATTGAAATCTAAGAGTTCCGATTTACAAAAATTAATTCACACAAATATAGATAGATGTAAAAAGAAAATCAAAATTCTAAACGACACTTTAGAAAAATGTAAATCAAAAGATAAATTTAAACTCTATGGTGAATTACTAACCGCTAATATATACAGCTTAAAAAAAGGCGATTCTGAAGCAAGATTGCTGAACTATTACAGTGAAAATGAAGAATACATAACTGTAAGCTTAGATGAAAATAAAACTCCTTCAGAAAATATTCAATATTATTATAAGAAATATAATAAATTAAAAACCTCAGAAGAAATGGGAGGCCTTCAACTTAAAAATTCACAAGAAGAACTTCAGTATTTATCTTCAGTTTTGAGCAATATTGAAAATGTAGATAGCTATGATGAAATAGATGATATAAAAAAAGAATTAATGGAAACTGGATACATTAAATTTAAAAAATCATTAAAGAATAAAAATAAAAAAGAATCTTCACCTCTTCACTTCGTTTCTAGCGACAACTGTGATATTTATGTAGGAAAAAATAATTTACAAAATGATTATTTAACATTAAAATTTGCTAGAAAAAATGATATATGGATGCATACAAAGGATGTGCACGGATCTCATGTAATAATTAAAAATAACGGAAATATCACAGATAAAACTCTCGAAGAAGCTTCTTCACTTGCAGCGTATTATAGCAAGGGAAGAAATTCCTCGAAAGTAGCTGTAGACTATACAGAAATCCGCAATGTAAAAAAACCTTCTGGTGCTAAACCAGGCATGGTTATTTACTACACTAATAAAACCATATTGGCAGAACCCAAAATTTTAGTTTCAGAAGAAACCTCAAAATAAGAATAAATTACGAAGCAAGTGCTACAAGAAAAATCT
The DNA window shown above is from Haloimpatiens massiliensis and carries:
- the dapF gene encoding diaminopimelate epimerase; this encodes MYFTKMHGCGNDFIVINDLDNNFNSLNELAPKLCHRNFGIGADGILCVKKSSVGDIKMEIINSDGSYAAMCGNGIRCFAKYVWEKDIVKKDKINIETGDGIKIANLNINKNKVDTVTINMGSPEFHPDKIPTVSADKIIDKTINIGQKNYKITSLLMGVPHTVVFGKLKDFNVEEGKLIEKHNIFPKGTNVNFVEVVSREEIKVMTWERGAGATMACGTGCSASVVAGRELTLLDNKVKVHVPGGVLQIELEDNKVFMTGSAEISFEGVCEV
- a CDS encoding Rqc2 family fibronectin-binding protein; this translates as MALDGLFLHSIKEELKQLIGCKIDKVNQPEKDEIILTIRENRKNKKLLISASSNYPRIHLTNIQKQNPQKAPMFCMILRKYLNSAKILNIKQINFDRILDITFESSDEMGFNSRYHLIIEIMGRHSNITLVRERDNIIMDSIKHITSDINSYRNLYAGIKYIYPPKSNKLNPSDFSMENFIKWVNQNNINISEKLFSKTFTGVSSDFSKELFYRLNNNKHNNKFTLEDLFTFSKEFFNEFLNNHFNFSYYMDNNGLLKDFHCVDLLRLEENCIKKQYTSASLLLEDFYYQKDKIDRLKSKSSDLQKLIHTNIDRCKKKIKILNDTLEKCKSKDKFKLYGELLTANIYSLKKGDSEARLLNYYSENEEYITVSLDENKTPSENIQYYYKKYNKLKTSEEMGGLQLKNSQEELQYLSSVLSNIENVDSYDEIDDIKKELMETGYIKFKKSLKNKNKKESSPLHFVSSDNCDIYVGKNNLQNDYLTLKFARKNDIWMHTKDVHGSHVIIKNNGNITDKTLEEASSLAAYYSKGRNSSKVAVDYTEIRNVKKPSGAKPGMVIYYTNKTILAEPKILVSEETSK